Genomic DNA from Thiovulum sp. ES:
TGCAAGAAATTACACGGATATTGATGACAAAATTATTAAAAAAATGAAAGAGACGGGAGAGACTTTAAAAGAGATTACGGAAAAATATATCGCATCTTTTGAGTCGGACATGGAAAATTTAAGAGTGATCTCCCCAAATATTAAACCAAAAGCGACTGAAAATTTGGAAGCAATGGAAAAAATGATAGCGGGACTTTTAAAAAAAGATTTTGCA
This window encodes:
- a CDS encoding cysteinyl-tRNA synthetase (PFAM: tRNA synthetases class I (C) catalytic domain), encoding MKLFDSVRKEKVEFIPIREGHVKIYLCGPTVYDDAHLGHARSSVSFDLLHRVFLNSGYKVDFARNYTDIDDKIIKKMKETGETLKEITEKYIASFESDMENLRVISPNIKPKATENLEAMEKMIAGLLKKDFA